The following coding sequences lie in one Kryptolebias marmoratus isolate JLee-2015 linkage group LG5, ASM164957v2, whole genome shotgun sequence genomic window:
- the krit1 gene encoding krev interaction trapped protein 1, producing the protein MGNEDGLEDVFVAVIRPKNQVSLTSKEYKAKAYEILLKEVPLEGKEKKKKKVLLATKIKPEDKSRSILDYVDETMRPISNNQSFIGKRVVHMKKFILEGDNEGKEASLFVVPVSVKDNSKSIHNSGNPSFYCFQDIMRVCSETSTHFCSITSKMLLALDKWLAEQHIVPQAIPALFRPAPVERVKTNVNNPAYGSNAKLTDEGLHMGYTALEIKSKMMSLEKADMCILNPLFGSDLQYTNRVDKVIINPYFGLGAPDYSKIQIPKREKWQHGPNCVTEDKEHQWVEDFPLHRSACEGDTDLLSKLLDSGFSVKQLDSDHWAPIHYACWHGKVEATKLLLEKGNCNPNLLNGQLSSPLHFAARGGHAEIVKLLLQHPEIDRHIEDQQKRSPLQVCEENKQNEWEETIKLLQQTNTKPYEKVRIYRMDGSYRSVELKHGNNTTVLQIMEGMRLSQETQQYFTIWICSENLYLQLKPYHKPLQHLRIWTEIVTDLTVLDPQRETPQLFLRRDVRLPLEIEKKVEDPLAILILFDEARHCLLKGFFPAQDSKLITLASLLLQIIYGNYESKKHKQGFLNEENLKSIVPISKVKSKAYHWTNRILHEYKALSTSEGVSKEMHHLQRLFLQNCWDIPTYGAAFFTGQVYTKASASNHKVIRVYVGVNTKGLHLMNMETKVLLISLEYGTFMWQLGHADQYFQIHSGDNKMNFIVHTKQSGLIVKLLMKLSGHMTPSEKGPTDKYAYG; encoded by the exons ATGGGCAACGAGGACGGCTTAGAAGATGTGTTTGTTGCCGTCATTCGTCCAAAGAATCAAGTCAGCCTTACCTCAAAGGAATACAAAGCCAAAGCATATGAG ATCCTGCTGAAAGAAGTGCCTTTGGAGgggaaggagaagaaaaaaaagaaagtccttCTGGCAACGAAGATTAAACCAGAAGACAAATCTAGATCCATATTGGATTATGTTGATGAAACAATGAGACCAATCTCCAATAATCAAAGCTTCATAG gaaAGCGTGTGGTGCATATGAAGAAATTTATCCTTGAAGGTGACAATGAAGGGAAAGAGGCCTCCCTTTTTGTTGTGCCAGTCAGCGTTAAAG ACAACAGCAAGTCCATCCACAACTCTGGGAACCCCAGCTTTTACTGCTTCCAGGACATCATGCGTGTGTGCAGTGAAACCAGTACCCACTTCTGCTCCATCACCTCCAAGATGCTCCTGGCTTTAGACAA ATGGTTAGCAGAGCAGCACATTGTGCCTCAAGCCATCCCCGCCCTCTTCAGGCCGGCTCCTGTTGAGCGCGTGAAGACCAACGTGAACAACCCAGCTTACGGCAGCAACGCCAAACTAACTGATGAAGGTCTGCACATGGGCTACACCGCCCTGGAGATCAAGAGCAAGATGATGTCCCTGGAGAAGGCAGACATGTGCATCCTGAATCCACTGTTTGGCTCAGATTTGCAGTATACCAATCGA GTGGATAAAGTTATCATAAACCCGTACTTTGGGCTTGGCGCACCAGACTACTCCAAGATCCAAATTCCCAAAAGGGAGAAATGGCAACATGGCCCCAACTGTGTGACAGAAGACAA GGAGCACCAGTGGGTGGAGGACTTTCCTCTTCACCGCAGTGCCTGTGAAGGAGACACAGATCTGCTTTCGAAGCTTCTCGACAGCGGGTTCTCAGTCAAGCAGCTGGACAGCGATCACTGGGCTCCCATACATTACGCCTGCTG GCACGGTAAAGTTGAGGCGACAAAGTTGTTGCTGGAGAAAGGCAACTGTAATCCAAACCTGCTGAACGGCCAGCTCAGCTCACCTCTGCACTTTGCAGCCAGAGGAGGCCACGCTGAGATAGTaaagctcctcctgcagcatcCTGAGATTGATCGg CACATAGAAGACCAGCAAAAGAGGTCACCTCTGCAGGTGtgtgaggaaaacaaacagaatgaatGGGAGGAGACGATTAAACTTCTGCAGCAAACTAACACCAAACCA TATGAGAAGGTGCGTATATACCGCATGGATGGCTCCTATCGCTCCGTGGAGCTAAAACATGGCAACAACACAACTGTGCTGCAGATAATGGAGGGAATGCGTCTTTCTCAGGAGACCCAGCAGTACTTCACCATTTGGATCTGCTCAGAGAACCTCT ACCTGCAGCTGAAGCCGTACCACAAGCCTCTGCAGCACCTGCGAATCTGGACAGAAATTGTGACGGACTTGACAGTGCTGGATCCTCAAAGAGAGACACCTCAGCTCTTCCTTCGCAGGGACGTCCGACTCCCActtgaaattgaaaaaaag GTCGAAGATCCGCTGGCAATCCTCATCCTGTTCGACGAGGCCCGTCACTGCCTCCTGAAGGGCTTCTTTCCAGCACAGGACAGCAAACTGATCACGCTGGCCAGCCTCCTCTTGCAGATCATCTATGGCAACTATGAGAGCAAGAAGCACAAACAAGGCTTCCTTAA TGAGGAAAACCTGAAATCAATTGTGCCGATATCAAAGGTAAAAAGCAAAGCATACCACTGGACCAACAGGATTCTTCATGAGTACAAG GCCCTGAGCACCAGTGAGGGAGTGAGCAAAGAGATGCACCACCTGCAGAGACTCTTCCTGCAGAACTGCTGGGACATCCCAACCTATGGAGCAGCTTTCTTCACAGGCCAGGTCTACACCAAGGCCAGCGCAAGCAACCACAAAGTCATCCGCGTGTACGTCGGGGTCAACACGAAGGGGCTGCACCTCATGAACATGGAAACCAAG GTTCTTCTCATCAGTTTAGAATATGGCACGTTCATGTGGCAGCTGGGACATGCCGACCAGTACTTCCAGATACACAGCGGTGACAACAAAATGAACTTCATTGTGCACACAAAACAG TCTGGCCTCATTGTgaagcttttaatgaaactgagtGGACATATGACTCCAAGTGAGAAAGGCCCTACAGATAAATACGCCTACGGCTGA
- the rpz2 gene encoding rapunzel 2, translating into MDDKQKIKEVAVKVLGYLETATSFAASIDPMFGIVSSVVSAARDTLDDGDGHDPALDKHFKEINTKLKAISEENQKLVNQIRATEVRDNLKKYEDRIELQYDRFIEMIEKVKRDQAHANKYMDDFKDLYERQHSEEALLVYYNNVTGKGNLVFGRPVLEVYMDAFNRKHEPMKQLCLHIGHLFQKGLIALMGYTAVTKDDEEQMQDKWYPRVKEIQEKFSEVLNKCQNKSS; encoded by the coding sequence ATGGAtgataaacaaaaaattaagGAAGTTGCTGTCAAAGTGTTGGGCTACCTGGAGACAGCGACCTCCTTTGCCGCCTCCATCGACCCCATGTTTGGTATCGTCTCCTCCGTGGTTAGTGCGGCCCGAGATACCTTGGATGATGGAGATGGCCACGATCCAGCTCTGGACAAGCACTTCAAGGAAATCAACACTAAACTGAAGGCCATCTCTGAAGAGAACCAAAAACTTGTGAACCAGATTCGTGCCACTGAGGTGAgggataatttaaaaaagtacgAGGACCGCATCGAGCTCCAGTACGATCGCTTCATTGAGATGATAGAAAAGGTGAAGCGAGACCAGGCCCACGCTAACAAATACATGGATGATTTTAAGGATCTTTATGAGAGGCAACACTCTGAAGAGGCCCTGCTTGTGTATTACAATAATGTGACAGGGAAGGGAAACTTGGTGTTCGGCAGACCTGTGCTGGAAGTGTATATGGATGCCTTCAACCGCAAACATGAACCCATGAAGCAGCTCTGCCTTCACATTGGGCATCTTTTCCAAAAAGGCCTTATCGCGCTGATGGGCTACACAGCTGTTACAAAGGATGATGAAGAACAGATGCAGGACAAGTGGTATCCGAGGGTAAAGGAGATCCAGGAGAAGTTCAGTGAAGTGCTGAACAAGTGTCAAAATAAGTCATCCTGA